A genomic window from Salvelinus sp. IW2-2015 unplaced genomic scaffold, ASM291031v2 Un_scaffold19, whole genome shotgun sequence includes:
- the LOC112068003 gene encoding dual specificity mitogen-activated protein kinase kinase 7-like isoform X1, which produces MSSLEQRLSRIEEKLKQENKXARRRIDLNIDMSPQRSRPRPIIVIQLSPAPAPSQRAALQLPLANDGGGSRSSSSESSPQHHSYPSRPRHMLNLPTPQYGLVKSLENAEIDQKLQEIMKQTGYLKIDGQRYPAEVSDLISEGEIGSGTCGQVFKVRFKKTGHVIAVKQMRRTGNKDENKRILMDLDVVLKSHDCPYIIQCYGAIVTNTDVFIAMELMGTCAEKLKKRIQGPIPERILGKMTVAIVSALLYLKEKHGVIHRDVKPSNILLDNKGQIKLCDFGISGRLVDSKAKTRSAGCAAYMAPERIDPPDPSKPDYDIRADVWSLGISLVELATGQFPYKNCKTDFEVLTKVLQEDPPSLPLSMDFSLDFQSFVKDCLTKDHRKRPKYHKLLEHSFIRRYEVLVVDVAGWFQAVMERTESPRSSQCYSQHQLHSLFSR; this is translated from the exons TCATCGTGATCCAGCTCAgtcctgctccagctccttcccAGCGTGCAG CTCTTCAGCTGCCCCTGGCCAACGACGGAGGGGGGAGTCGCTCCTCGTCCTCTGAGAGCTCACCCCAGCACCATTCCTACCCCAGCCGCCCGCGACACATGCTCAACCTGCCCACGCCACAGTACGGCCTGGTGAAGAGCCTGGAGAA TGCGGAGATAGAYCAGAAGCTGCAGGAGATCATGAAACAGACAGGCTACCTRAAGATTGACGGCCAG CGGTACCCAGCCGAGGTCAGTGACCTGATCAGCGAGGGGGAGATCGGCAGCGGCACGTGCGGTCAGGTGTTCAAAGTGCGCTTCAAGAAGACGGGCCACGTCATCGCCGTCAAA caaatGCGCCGGACAGGAAACAAGGACGAGAACAAGAGGATTCTGATGGATCTGGATGTTGTGTTGAAGAGCCACGACTGCCCTTACATCATCCAGTGCTATGGCGCCATAGTTACCAAC ACGGATGTGTTCATCGCAATGGAGCTGATGGGGACGTGTGCTGAGAAACTCAAGAAGAGGATCCAGGGGCCCATCCCTGAACGCATCCTGGGAAagatgactgtggca ATAGTGTCGGCTCTACTGTACCTGAAGGAGAAGCACGGTGTGATCCACCGGGACGTGAAGCCCTCCAACATTCTGTTGGACAACAAGGGCCAGATCAAGCTGTGTGACTTTGGCATCAGTGGACGACTCGTCGACTCAAAGGCCAAGACCCGCAGCGCCGGCTGTGCTGCCTACATGGCT CCTGAGAGAATAGACCCCCCAGATCCCAGCAAGCCTGACTATGACATCAGAGCAGAYGTCTGGAGCCTGGGCATCTCTCTG GTGGAGCTGGCCACAGGACAGTTCCCCTATAAGAACTGCAAGACCGACTTTGAGGTCCTGACCAAAGTGCTGCAGGAAGAccctccctcgctccccctcAGCATGGACTTCTCCCTCGACTTCCAGTCCTTCGTCAAagactg CCTTACAAAGGATCACAGAAAAAGGCCAAAATACCACAAGCTGCTC gaGCACAGTTTCATTCGGCGCTATGAGGTGCTGGTGGTGGACGTTGCGGGCTGGTTCCAGGCGGTGATGGAGCGCACTGAGTCGCCGCGCAGCAGCCAATGTTACAGCCAGCACCAGCTCCATTCGCTCTTCAGCAGGTAG
- the LOC112068003 gene encoding dual specificity mitogen-activated protein kinase kinase 7-like isoform X2 produces MSSLEQRLSRIEEKLKQENKXARRRIDLNIDMSPQRSRPRPTLQLPLANDGGGSRSSSSESSPQHHSYPSRPRHMLNLPTPQYGLVKSLENAEIDQKLQEIMKQTGYLKIDGQRYPAEVSDLISEGEIGSGTCGQVFKVRFKKTGHVIAVKQMRRTGNKDENKRILMDLDVVLKSHDCPYIIQCYGAIVTNTDVFIAMELMGTCAEKLKKRIQGPIPERILGKMTVAIVSALLYLKEKHGVIHRDVKPSNILLDNKGQIKLCDFGISGRLVDSKAKTRSAGCAAYMAPERIDPPDPSKPDYDIRADVWSLGISLVELATGQFPYKNCKTDFEVLTKVLQEDPPSLPLSMDFSLDFQSFVKDCLTKDHRKRPKYHKLLEHSFIRRYEVLVVDVAGWFQAVMERTESPRSSQCYSQHQLHSLFSR; encoded by the exons CTCTTCAGCTGCCCCTGGCCAACGACGGAGGGGGGAGTCGCTCCTCGTCCTCTGAGAGCTCACCCCAGCACCATTCCTACCCCAGCCGCCCGCGACACATGCTCAACCTGCCCACGCCACAGTACGGCCTGGTGAAGAGCCTGGAGAA TGCGGAGATAGAYCAGAAGCTGCAGGAGATCATGAAACAGACAGGCTACCTRAAGATTGACGGCCAG CGGTACCCAGCCGAGGTCAGTGACCTGATCAGCGAGGGGGAGATCGGCAGCGGCACGTGCGGTCAGGTGTTCAAAGTGCGCTTCAAGAAGACGGGCCACGTCATCGCCGTCAAA caaatGCGCCGGACAGGAAACAAGGACGAGAACAAGAGGATTCTGATGGATCTGGATGTTGTGTTGAAGAGCCACGACTGCCCTTACATCATCCAGTGCTATGGCGCCATAGTTACCAAC ACGGATGTGTTCATCGCAATGGAGCTGATGGGGACGTGTGCTGAGAAACTCAAGAAGAGGATCCAGGGGCCCATCCCTGAACGCATCCTGGGAAagatgactgtggca ATAGTGTCGGCTCTACTGTACCTGAAGGAGAAGCACGGTGTGATCCACCGGGACGTGAAGCCCTCCAACATTCTGTTGGACAACAAGGGCCAGATCAAGCTGTGTGACTTTGGCATCAGTGGACGACTCGTCGACTCAAAGGCCAAGACCCGCAGCGCCGGCTGTGCTGCCTACATGGCT CCTGAGAGAATAGACCCCCCAGATCCCAGCAAGCCTGACTATGACATCAGAGCAGAYGTCTGGAGCCTGGGCATCTCTCTG GTGGAGCTGGCCACAGGACAGTTCCCCTATAAGAACTGCAAGACCGACTTTGAGGTCCTGACCAAAGTGCTGCAGGAAGAccctccctcgctccccctcAGCATGGACTTCTCCCTCGACTTCCAGTCCTTCGTCAAagactg CCTTACAAAGGATCACAGAAAAAGGCCAAAATACCACAAGCTGCTC gaGCACAGTTTCATTCGGCGCTATGAGGTGCTGGTGGTGGACGTTGCGGGCTGGTTCCAGGCGGTGATGGAGCGCACTGAGTCGCCGCGCAGCAGCCAATGTTACAGCCAGCACCAGCTCCATTCGCTCTTCAGCAGGTAG
- the LOC112068003 gene encoding dual specificity mitogen-activated protein kinase kinase 7-like isoform X3, with amino-acid sequence MDKQIPQLGMLPCPEVSCVFIVIQLSPAPAPSQRAALQLPLANDGGGSRSSSSESSPQHHSYPSRPRHMLNLPTPQYGLVKSLENAEIDQKLQEIMKQTGYLKIDGQRYPAEVSDLISEGEIGSGTCGQVFKVRFKKTGHVIAVKQMRRTGNKDENKRILMDLDVVLKSHDCPYIIQCYGAIVTNTDVFIAMELMGTCAEKLKKRIQGPIPERILGKMTVAIVSALLYLKEKHGVIHRDVKPSNILLDNKGQIKLCDFGISGRLVDSKAKTRSAGCAAYMAPERIDPPDPSKPDYDIRADVWSLGISLVELATGQFPYKNCKTDFEVLTKVLQEDPPSLPLSMDFSLDFQSFVKDCLTKDHRKRPKYHKLLEHSFIRRYEVLVVDVAGWFQAVMERTESPRSSQCYSQHQLHSLFSR; translated from the exons TCATCGTGATCCAGCTCAgtcctgctccagctccttcccAGCGTGCAG CTCTTCAGCTGCCCCTGGCCAACGACGGAGGGGGGAGTCGCTCCTCGTCCTCTGAGAGCTCACCCCAGCACCATTCCTACCCCAGCCGCCCGCGACACATGCTCAACCTGCCCACGCCACAGTACGGCCTGGTGAAGAGCCTGGAGAA TGCGGAGATAGAYCAGAAGCTGCAGGAGATCATGAAACAGACAGGCTACCTRAAGATTGACGGCCAG CGGTACCCAGCCGAGGTCAGTGACCTGATCAGCGAGGGGGAGATCGGCAGCGGCACGTGCGGTCAGGTGTTCAAAGTGCGCTTCAAGAAGACGGGCCACGTCATCGCCGTCAAA caaatGCGCCGGACAGGAAACAAGGACGAGAACAAGAGGATTCTGATGGATCTGGATGTTGTGTTGAAGAGCCACGACTGCCCTTACATCATCCAGTGCTATGGCGCCATAGTTACCAAC ACGGATGTGTTCATCGCAATGGAGCTGATGGGGACGTGTGCTGAGAAACTCAAGAAGAGGATCCAGGGGCCCATCCCTGAACGCATCCTGGGAAagatgactgtggca ATAGTGTCGGCTCTACTGTACCTGAAGGAGAAGCACGGTGTGATCCACCGGGACGTGAAGCCCTCCAACATTCTGTTGGACAACAAGGGCCAGATCAAGCTGTGTGACTTTGGCATCAGTGGACGACTCGTCGACTCAAAGGCCAAGACCCGCAGCGCCGGCTGTGCTGCCTACATGGCT CCTGAGAGAATAGACCCCCCAGATCCCAGCAAGCCTGACTATGACATCAGAGCAGAYGTCTGGAGCCTGGGCATCTCTCTG GTGGAGCTGGCCACAGGACAGTTCCCCTATAAGAACTGCAAGACCGACTTTGAGGTCCTGACCAAAGTGCTGCAGGAAGAccctccctcgctccccctcAGCATGGACTTCTCCCTCGACTTCCAGTCCTTCGTCAAagactg CCTTACAAAGGATCACAGAAAAAGGCCAAAATACCACAAGCTGCTC gaGCACAGTTTCATTCGGCGCTATGAGGTGCTGGTGGTGGACGTTGCGGGCTGGTTCCAGGCGGTGATGGAGCGCACTGAGTCGCCGCGCAGCAGCCAATGTTACAGCCAGCACCAGCTCCATTCGCTCTTCAGCAGGTAG